In Ancylomarina subtilis, the genomic stretch CCCGTTGCTTTATTGCAATTATCGAGTTTTGAAAAGAGTTTTTTGTTTCGATTGAATCGGATCGGTTTGCCTTTTCCGCTTATTGATTTATTGAGCGATCCTGAAATTATAAAAGTAGGAGCAGCCATAAAGGATGATATCAGAGGTCTGCAGGATATCACAGATTTTGATGGCAATTCATTTTTAGAACTTCAGCAATATGTATCCAGTTTTGGTATTGAGAACTATTCGCTTAAAAAATTGGCTGCTATTGTTCTGAAAATTAGAATTTCGAAACGTCAGCAGGTTTCAAACTGGGAGGCTGCTGAATTGAGCCTTGGACAATTGCGATATGCTGCTACTGATGCCTGGGTTTCTTTAGAAATTTATAATGCATTAAGAGCCAGTATTTCCCAATAATTTAGCTTGCGCTCCCAACTAACGTATAAAATAAACCAATTTTAGCACTTGCTAAAGTTAATTTCAAATAAGAATTTTCATGATTAGTTATCCCAAAGTTGTATTAAAGAAAGATAAAGAAAACTCAATCAAACGTTTTCACCCTTGGGTTTTTTCAGGAGCTGTAGCTCGTGTTGATGAGGGATTGGAAGAAGGGGATTTGGTATCAGTTTACAGTAATGATGACGAATTTTTAGCATTGGGACATATTGCCATTGGTTCCATTGTTGTTCGTATTTTAAGTTTCGAACCCATTGAAATTAATCATGCATTTTGGGTTGATCGATTGGCTTCGGCATGTCGTGTGCGTCGCGAGATCGGTTTATTAGGCATTGAGAATAATAATGTATGTCGTTTGGTCCATGGCGAGGGCGATAATCTTCCTGGTTTGATTGTTGATTTCTATGCCGGAACGGCAGTAGTGCAGGCTCACTCGGTAGGTATGTATTTACATCGTGCTGAAATAGCAGAAGCTTTGAAAGAAGTTTTGGGCGATGAGCTGATTGCAGTATACGACAAATCGGAAGGAACTCTGCCATTTAAGTCCGGCATAGAGCCCACCAACGCGTATTTACTGGGAGAGACAAAAGATTTTACGGCTCTTGAGAATGGATTGAAATTTAAAGTAGACTGGTTGGAAGGACAGAAAACGGGTTTCTTTATTGATCAGCGAGAGAACAGATCTTTGCTTGAGCGTTACTCAAAAGGTCGTTCTGTATTGAACATGTTCTGCTACACTGGAGGATTCTCATTCTATGCCATGCGTGGTGGAGCTAATTTGGTTCACTCGGTAGATAGTTCATCCAGAGCGATTGAGGTGACCAACGAAAATGTGGAGTTGAATTTCCCGGGAGATAAACGTCACGAAGCTTTTGCAACTGATGCTTTTAAGTATCTTGAAGAATCGGATCAGAAATATGATTTAATTGTATTGGACCCTCCAGCTTTTGCCAAGCACAAAAAGGTGTTGTCAAATGCGCTTAAAGGTTACAAACGTTTAAATTTAAAGGGCTTTCAAGCGATCAAAAAAGGCGGGATCATGTTCACGTTTTCCTGTTCTCAGGCTGTAAGTAAAGAGGATTTTAGAAAAGCCGTTTTTATTGCAGCAGCTAATGCAGGACGTCGTGTGCGTATTCTGCACCAATTGAATCAACCAGCAGATCATCCTGTAAACATATTCCATCCTGAAGGTGATTATCTGAAAGGTTTGGTACTGTATGTCGAGTAAGATCATCTTGCCTTATATGTTTGAATTTTGCGATTCAATCCGTGTTTTTTTCGATACAAAAAGAACTGCTTAAACGTTTCTTTATGATGCGTTTCAAATCTTTTTTGTATCTTCGAATGAGTCTATTTGTGAGCTGTAAGCACAAGTGTATGTAGCTTTAAATAAATAGATAAATTAATTTTTATAGTGAGATGGGTTCTATGAGTTATAGAAGCTGAAAAATTGGAGGAAACTCAATCTCATGTTTCATAATATTCATATAATAATTTCTAAGAAAACTTGAAATTTTCAGAACTTGATTTTTGCCCCGACATCATGGAAGGACTTGATGCTATGGGCTTCGAAACACCTTCTCCTGTTCAGGAGTTGGCCATACCACAAATTATAGATAATAAGGATTTAATTGTTTGTGCTCAAACAGGTACCGGAAAAACGGCTGCCTATTTGTTGCCAATCATGGATAAAATCCAAAAGCATCAGATTGATGGCTTCAGTACTTTGATATTGGTTCCAACACGTGAACTCGCTCTTCAGATTGATCAACAAATGCAAGGTTTTGCCTATTTCCTATCCATTTCATCCCTCTCGGTTTATGGGGGGGGCGATTCAAGCGTTTGGGATCAGCAAAAGACAGGTTTGATGACGGGTGCCGATGTGATTATCGCAACACCCGGGCGATTGATTTCTCATTTGAATTTGGGTTATGTGAATACCAAACAGGTGAAACACCTGATTCTTGATGAGGCAGACAGAATGTTGGATATGGGATTCTATGATGATTTGATGCAGATTGTTAATCATCTGCCAAAGCAACGTCAGAATTTAATGTTCTCAGCGACTATGCCAGAGCAAATGAGAAAATTGGCAAGCAGCATCATGGTGAATCCTGAGAGTATCAATATTGCCATATCGAAACCAGCCGAAGGTGTTTTGCAGGCGGCCTATATGGTATATGAACCTCAGAAAATACCATTGATTGAAACCTTATTGAAAGATAAAGACGTTAAATCGGTGATTATTTTCTCCTCAACGAAGTTGAATGTAAAGGCGATGACAAAAGAGTTAAAACGCCAAAAATTTAAGGTTGAGGGGATTCATTCCGATTTGGAGCAAAATGAGCGTGAAGAAGTGCTTCGTGGCTTTAGAAACAGAAAATATCAAATTTTAGTGGCAACAGATATCATTGCTCGTGGTATTGATATTGACTCAATCGACCTTGTTATCAATTTTGATGTTCCTAAAGATGCAGAGGACTATGTACACAGAGTTGGACGAACAGCTCGTGCCGCTTCTGAGGGAGTCGCATTGACCTTTATCACAGAAAAGGATCAATTGGATTTTAAGAATATCGAAGATTTGATTGAAAAGGATATATATAAAATTCCTGTTCCTGCAGAATTGGGTGAGGCACCTGTATACAATCCCAAAGTCAGGAAAAAGGGACCTAAGAAGTTTTTCAAAAAACGCCCCTTTAAAAAGAAATAAATTGAATTAACCATACTAAACCTAATAATCATGACCCATTCTGAAAACTACGATCTTATAATTGTTGGTGCTGGAATTAGTGGACTGACAATGGCATTTAAGATTGCTGAATCTGGAAAAAAAGTATTGTTGCTTGAATCAAAAGATAAGGCTGGAGGTTGTTTGAATACGCTTTATGGAGAGAATGGTTATTGGGTTGAAATGGGAGCACATACCTTTTATGCAAGTTATACCAATGTGATTGATTTGCTAATAAGTCTTGGCTTGGAGTCAGATATTGTTGGGAGAGAAAAATTGAGCATGAAGCTCTTCTCTGATAAGCATGAGAAAATATTTGCACCCTTATCGAAACTAGAGTTATTAGGGAATTTACCCAAACTGTTTGTGTCAAAACGTGATGGGAAAACAGTGAAAGAATATTTTTCAAATGTTCTGGGTAAGAAGAATTTCAATCAGGTTTTTACGCGTATGTTTTCGGCTGTAATTGTACAGAATGCAGATGATTTCTCAGCGGAATATTTTCTGAAACGAAGAAAAACTAAGAGTAAAAATCACCCCAAGAGTTTCATTTTAAGAAGAGGGATGTCTTCAATTGTCGATGCTGTTTTAGCCCATGAGAATATAGACATTGCTTACAATAAAATGGTCACATCCTTTGATAAATCGGATGTTTATACGATTCAGACTCAGGATGGAACCTCATTTCAGTCTAAAGACCTGGCTTTTGCCACTTCTCCTAAGAATGTAGCGAGTTGGGTTAAGGATATGAATCCCAAATTGGCTGGCTTATTGACTGAATTTCCAATTCAGGATATCGAATCGACTGCCGTTATTATGGACAAATCAGAGGTTAAGATTGAGCCTTTGACTTTTGTTATCCCATTGCAGGGAGCCTGCTATTCTATGGTGACACGTGATGTGTTAGCGGACGAAAAATACAGAGGTTTTGCTTGTCATTTTCAAAAGAATGATGTGACTAACGGGGAGCAAGTTGCTACCATGGCTGAACTTTTATCAGCTGACAAATCTGATCTACCACAAGCCACAAATGCTACTCATAGTTTGCCATTAATCAAAGTTGGACATACCGAACGAATGTCTCAGATTAAAGAGGAAGCTCAAAAATCAGGAATTTATATCACTGGTAACTTTTTTAATGGTCTTTCTTTGGAAGATTGTGTTGAGCGTTCTTCGGAAGAAGCTAAAAGGTATTTGGATAACCAATAGGAATGTTACTTGCATTTTTATTTAGGTTATTTTTTTTGATATTGGCTTAGCTGATTAAATAAAACGACACGAATGAATTATATCAATATTATAGCTAAGAGCTTGGGGATTTCAGTTTCTCAGGTTGAAAATACGGTCCAGTTACTCGATGAGGGAGCAAGCTTGCCTTTTATTGCGCGTTATCGTAAGGAAAGGACCGGAAGTTTGGATGAGGTTCAGATTGGGAACATTAAGGACGAGTTGGCCCGATTGAAAGAGCTGGATAAAAGAAGAGAAAGTATTATCGATGCCATTGAAAAGCAAGATAAACTGACCGATGATTTAAGAGACAAGTTAAAAGCTTGTACTCAACTGAATCAGCTTGAAGATTTGTATTTACCTTACAAACAAAAGCGTAAAACAAGGGCTGTAAAGGCACGAGAAAAAGGCTTGGAGCCACTGGCAAAAATTCTAATGTCTCAGAATGAAAACGATCCTGAAGCAAGAGCCTCACAGTTTTTAAATGATGAGGTTGCTGACGAGGAAGAAGCTTTAGAGGGAGCCAGAGATATTATTGCAGAATGGATTAATGAGAATGAAATTGCCCGAAGCACTGTTCGCAATATCTTCCAGCGAAGTGCATCGATTCGATGCAAGCTTGTAAAGGGAAAAGAAGAAGAGGGCGCTAAGTTTAAGGATTATTTTGATTCTGAAGAGTTACTCAAGAAGTCTGCATCGCACCGTTTATTGGCTATGCGTCGTGGTGAATCAGAGGGGATTCTTCGTGTCAGCATTGCTCCCGATGAAGAAGAGGTGTTGGATCGCTTGTCTCGAATTTTTGTGAAAGGACAAACAGCATCATCAAAACAAGTGGAGTTAGCAGAAAAAGATGCTTATAAGCGTTTGCTTAATCCTTCTATCGAAACAGAGTTTGCAAAAAGTTCAAAAGAAGCTGCTGATATCGAAGCCATTCGTGTTTTTGCAGAAAACCTGAGACAATTACTGTTGTCATCGCCTCTTGGACAAAAACGTGTTTTAGCTATTGATCCTGGTTTTAGAACGGGGTGTAAAGTGGTTTGTTTAGATGCTCAGGGGAATTTGTTACACAATGAAACCATCTATCCACACGCCCCGCAAAATCAAGGTAAAATGGCTGCTCGTAAGCTGACCAATATGGTTGAGACTTATGATATTCAGGCGATAGCTGTTGGGAATGGAACGGCTGGTCGCGAAACGGAACGCTTTGTAACCAATTTGCATTACGATAGAAAGGTTCAGGTTTTTGTGGTGAGCGAGGCGGGTGCTTCTATTTATTCTGCTTCGAAAGTGGCGCGTGAGGAATTTCCTGAGTACGATGTGACGGTTCGTGGAGCCGTGTCTATCGGACGTCGTTTAATGGATCCTCTGGCTGAGTTGGTGAAAATTGAACCGAAATCGATAGGTGTGGGACAATATCAGCATGATGTGGATCAGAATTTGTTACAGCAGAGTCTCGATCAGGTTGTTGAATCTTGCGTGAATAAGGTTGGAGTTAACCTGAATACAGCGAGCAAGCATTTGTTGAATTATGTGTCTGGTTTAGGTCCTCAGTTGGCTCAGAATATCGTGGATTATCGTACAGAAAACGGTGCATTTACATCACGTAAGGAGTTGATGAAAGTGAAACGAATGGGGGCGAAAGCTTTTGAACAATGTGCAGGTTTCCTACGTATTCAGAATGCTAAAAATCCTCTTGATAATTCCGCAGTTCACCCCGAAGCTTATGGCATTGTGAAAGCTATGGCTAAAGACCAGAATTGCTCCGTTGAGGACTTGATTAATGACAAAGAAATTCGATCAAAAATTGATTTGAATCAGTATGTCAGTGCTGAAATTGGTTTGCCAACACTTAAGGATATCATGGAAGAGC encodes the following:
- a CDS encoding 3'-5' exonuclease, with the protein product MISFQKSITKEEINELPLEAFEGEIVIIDSNEGLDEAVEYLKQFPVLGFDTETKPSFTKGSMNPVALLQLSSFEKSFLFRLNRIGLPFPLIDLLSDPEIIKVGAAIKDDIRGLQDITDFDGNSFLELQQYVSSFGIENYSLKKLAAIVLKIRISKRQQVSNWEAAELSLGQLRYAATDAWVSLEIYNALRASISQ
- a CDS encoding class I SAM-dependent rRNA methyltransferase, with amino-acid sequence MISYPKVVLKKDKENSIKRFHPWVFSGAVARVDEGLEEGDLVSVYSNDDEFLALGHIAIGSIVVRILSFEPIEINHAFWVDRLASACRVRREIGLLGIENNNVCRLVHGEGDNLPGLIVDFYAGTAVVQAHSVGMYLHRAEIAEALKEVLGDELIAVYDKSEGTLPFKSGIEPTNAYLLGETKDFTALENGLKFKVDWLEGQKTGFFIDQRENRSLLERYSKGRSVLNMFCYTGGFSFYAMRGGANLVHSVDSSSRAIEVTNENVELNFPGDKRHEAFATDAFKYLEESDQKYDLIVLDPPAFAKHKKVLSNALKGYKRLNLKGFQAIKKGGIMFTFSCSQAVSKEDFRKAVFIAAANAGRRVRILHQLNQPADHPVNIFHPEGDYLKGLVLYVE
- a CDS encoding DEAD/DEAH box helicase, whose protein sequence is MKFSELDFCPDIMEGLDAMGFETPSPVQELAIPQIIDNKDLIVCAQTGTGKTAAYLLPIMDKIQKHQIDGFSTLILVPTRELALQIDQQMQGFAYFLSISSLSVYGGGDSSVWDQQKTGLMTGADVIIATPGRLISHLNLGYVNTKQVKHLILDEADRMLDMGFYDDLMQIVNHLPKQRQNLMFSATMPEQMRKLASSIMVNPESINIAISKPAEGVLQAAYMVYEPQKIPLIETLLKDKDVKSVIIFSSTKLNVKAMTKELKRQKFKVEGIHSDLEQNEREEVLRGFRNRKYQILVATDIIARGIDIDSIDLVINFDVPKDAEDYVHRVGRTARAASEGVALTFITEKDQLDFKNIEDLIEKDIYKIPVPAELGEAPVYNPKVRKKGPKKFFKKRPFKKK
- a CDS encoding protoporphyrinogen/coproporphyrinogen oxidase, which codes for MTHSENYDLIIVGAGISGLTMAFKIAESGKKVLLLESKDKAGGCLNTLYGENGYWVEMGAHTFYASYTNVIDLLISLGLESDIVGREKLSMKLFSDKHEKIFAPLSKLELLGNLPKLFVSKRDGKTVKEYFSNVLGKKNFNQVFTRMFSAVIVQNADDFSAEYFLKRRKTKSKNHPKSFILRRGMSSIVDAVLAHENIDIAYNKMVTSFDKSDVYTIQTQDGTSFQSKDLAFATSPKNVASWVKDMNPKLAGLLTEFPIQDIESTAVIMDKSEVKIEPLTFVIPLQGACYSMVTRDVLADEKYRGFACHFQKNDVTNGEQVATMAELLSADKSDLPQATNATHSLPLIKVGHTERMSQIKEEAQKSGIYITGNFFNGLSLEDCVERSSEEAKRYLDNQ
- a CDS encoding Tex family protein; the protein is MNYINIIAKSLGISVSQVENTVQLLDEGASLPFIARYRKERTGSLDEVQIGNIKDELARLKELDKRRESIIDAIEKQDKLTDDLRDKLKACTQLNQLEDLYLPYKQKRKTRAVKAREKGLEPLAKILMSQNENDPEARASQFLNDEVADEEEALEGARDIIAEWINENEIARSTVRNIFQRSASIRCKLVKGKEEEGAKFKDYFDSEELLKKSASHRLLAMRRGESEGILRVSIAPDEEEVLDRLSRIFVKGQTASSKQVELAEKDAYKRLLNPSIETEFAKSSKEAADIEAIRVFAENLRQLLLSSPLGQKRVLAIDPGFRTGCKVVCLDAQGNLLHNETIYPHAPQNQGKMAARKLTNMVETYDIQAIAVGNGTAGRETERFVTNLHYDRKVQVFVVSEAGASIYSASKVAREEFPEYDVTVRGAVSIGRRLMDPLAELVKIEPKSIGVGQYQHDVDQNLLQQSLDQVVESCVNKVGVNLNTASKHLLNYVSGLGPQLAQNIVDYRTENGAFTSRKELMKVKRMGAKAFEQCAGFLRIQNAKNPLDNSAVHPEAYGIVKAMAKDQNCSVEDLINDKEIRSKIDLNQYVSAEIGLPTLKDIMEELEKPGRDPRQVIKVFQFKEGVYKIEQLELGMELPGIVTNITNFGAFVDVGVKQDGLVHISQLANRFVSNPNDVVQLHQHVNVKVTEVDVARKRIQLSMKDVEQ